tatatatatatgtggagACGTGTGTTTTTAGAAACGCActtcttcgcgcttttcTGTCAAGAGCAGGCATGCCTCTGTGGAGAAGCCGAGCGGGACGCCTTGTCTCCGGTTTCCTGACTCTCGTGCGGACTCGGCTGGCCGCGACGAAACGTTTCGGGTCTCCCTGCGTCGTTGTCGGCtcctgcgtgtgtctctggaTTTGTTGCGTACACGTGGAGCGAACCCTGTGTTTTCAGAAATTCTCTCCGGATAAACTCACGCGAGCTCGGAGCGTGTGGGATTACCTCCCCGAGATGATTCAAGACCAGCTGATGATGGAccgagaagcgacgggaTACATCCAGGTAACTTGTTTGCTtgtttccgcttcttgctctcctttccctcatctctcctcgcgtgcgctctgtctcgtctATCCtacgctttttctctcgctttcttttctctgcgctcttctctATTTTTgctcttgcgtcttctccactCGGAACGGCGTGCATCTTGAGCCGTCTTGCGCCCCGTGTCGGGCTCTCTCTTGCAGGCGTTCTCGGTCTGCGTTGCAGGTCGTGTCCTTCTTTTCAAAGTCGGTTTCTTATCCCGAATCTCGGAACCTCGTTCtggttttctcgtttttcgtgcTCGGCTCTCTCCCCTTGGCCTCTCGCGAGTCTTCCCTCGTTGCGGGTTCTCCtggtcttcttttccgctttttcgctCGTCGGTGTCGCCATGCCGTCAGTGTGTGTGCCGACCGCGGTTACGCAGTCCACAGCACTGCGAGGTTCACACACTGTGGCATTGAGGAaacgtctctttctgcgccttcccGACTTCCCTCAGGTGGCCAAGATTGCCACGGAACGCCTCCTGATTCTCTTGTTGGAAACCGAGTTGCAAAAGAGAGGACATGACCCGGACAAGTGGAGCTTCATGCCGCACTACTTTGGCTACGAAGGCCGTTGCGCAATGCCCTCGAACTTCGATGCCAATTACTGCTACTCTCTCGGATACACTGCAGgtgagggaaggaaacaacCCTTTAAAAACCCAGTGGCGACGGACATACATGTGAGAAGTAATCTTTATCTTTTTAGATAAAGAAAGATACAgacatatgtgtatatatatacagagagagaggatcAGGCGTCATGTGTACATTTgtcgagggagaaaggacacAAGATCAAAGGTTGTAAAGAGAGATGATAAGCTGCCCTGAGAAAGGAAAGATATAGAAAAAAACGGTCGAGCAACAACGGTGGGGCAGAGTCTTTGTTTCCCTCATTTTCTTAGTGGAGCGACCAATCTCGTCTtccaggcgcatgcacaaagCGACTTGCACACGCGGTTTCCCACCTCCCTGCGAATCGTGTCTCCCCCATTCTAacacatgtgcatgtatacatatgtgcgCCACATGATAAAcaatatgtatgtatgtatgtatgtatgtatgtatgtatgtatgtatgtatatgtatgtatgtgtatgtatgtgtatgtatgtgtatgtatatgtatgtatatgtatgtatgtatatgtatgtatgtatatgtatgtatgtatatgtatgtatgtatatgtatatgtatatgtatatgtatatgtatgtatgtatgtatgtatgtatatgtatgtatgtatgtatgtatatgtatgtatgtatgtatgtatgtatgtatgtatgtatgtagcTGTCCATTTTTGTTCGGGGGTGTGTGacggctttctctcgttttttcagGTGTCTTGGCGGAAAAAAAAAAGAACGGCTACATGTCGATTGTGAGGAATTTAGATCAACACCCCTCTCTGTGGACTCCAGCAGGCGTTCCGTTTACCAAGATGATGTATGTCAAGCAAGACGCTCAAGGGAAAGACTTTCCCGCCATCGTTcgctcgctcgtctctctggatGGGCCGCTCTTCAAAGTGTTCTGCGAGGTAAGGGCACTCTCTctgtccgtttctctgctttaatctcctcgctgctccgGCGCTGCTTCTATGACTCCGTTGGTCTTtcaagaagacgagagaagaggcagtcGCATTGCGAGGGTCCACGCTTTCCTCAGAGCCGCTTCACCTTTCTTCcgcaaaaaaaggaaaactgGAACGCGAGTCTCCCACCAATCCGTGTACTCTTTTACAACAGCAAACATCCGTTTTCTGGTTCGTCCAAGaggccgtcgccgtcgcggtGGCGGGTGAAACGCACGAGCGTTTTTCTTGCTCCGAGTTTTGAACGTccacgcgccttctctgtctctcccccaGAGTTTATATTATTGTCTGCTCGGCGTGCCACGGGGAAGCCGTTTGATTCAactcttttttccttcttttcctgccttgctttccttcttcttctgccttgaGGCGCTGGGTCGGGATTCCTTTCCCATCTTTCGTCTgagtttttccttctcgcgccctGGGTTGCTCACTGCAGGTGCGAGACGAATGGAAGCTAAAGGATTTGTACCGAGTACCAGGCCCGATCCAGTTTGCAGGCGTCACCGCCGACGAGCCGTGCTACGCCGTCATGGTTCCCTCGGCGGAAGATCTCCTCGCCGGCAACGATCCGCGAGCGAATCTGACTTGCGTAAGATGAAACCCAACTCGTTGCGCGAAACGGCATGTCTCGAAAACTCTGCCCTCAATCAactctgtccttctccccgtctcctgcggcctcatctctctgtcttttctgaAGCGACTCGGTGTGCTGTTTcgccctttcttctctcagttcttccccgccttttcctttcttttttctgtcgagTGTCCGTTTCGGActtccctcttctgtccccgcatgcggcttcgccctcctgtgtgtctcgcgtAGACCTGCGGCGTGGTGGTGAAGGATTTGGGGACGTATTCGTCGCTCCAGCAGCAAAGACTGTTGTTTCGACCGGCAGTTCCGCCTCTGTGTCAAGACATGAAGGCGCGGGCGCGGCCTTCGAAGCAAATGTTCTGCAAAGACCCGTACACGCAGCGACAGGTGCTCATGCACTACCCGTACTTGTCGAATagttcgctcttctttctccacgACGTTAGTCACGACAAATACATCCCGCCAATCGGGTTCGGTCTCCGCGTCGGCTTGGTGTTCATTTCGCGTCAGTCGCCGGGAGTGGCGAATGTCCTGTGGGGGCTCCACGAGCGCCTGAAGCTCGTCCAGGGGAAGTGCATTGCGTTCTTCGGCCTGAACGGACTGGTCGATCGCAAATTCATCCAGATCGAGGACCGTCACTTGGAGTTGTTCAAGAACCAGGGTGGTTGCGAACTGATCGGGCGATCGACTAGCCACTGCCTGGGCAGTCGCGAGATGCAAGAGAAAGTTCGCCAAACCTGCGAGGCGATGAACCTCGACGGCCTCGTCATCCCTggcagcgccttcgccaTGTCCGAGGCGGCACTCCTCTCCGAATACTTCCTCGCCAAGCAATGCAGAACCTCCGTCGTCGGCATCCCCGCCACAGGTAACAGGCACAGAACCACACTGAGAAAACcgacgacgaaaagaaaagagaaagagagggaggaacgaaaagaaaagagagaacgagagagagatagagaaagggagatatatatatagagagagacagatagggagagaaagagcgagagagagagggacatagatagatagagacaTAGATagtagagagagacatagataggagagagagacatagataggagagagagatagaggaGATCAAGGGGATCAACTCGAGAAAGGTGCGTGCGTTTGCTGCCACGATGGCGAGGCTGCGAGCGCGCGTCGTCGAGAGCTCCCTTGTAGGGCAAAGGTGTCGAGACTCTCGCGGCGGGGCAAGCGACAGGGAAGTGGGTACATTGCATGCACGAGCCTCGGTTGTTCTTGCCTCTTTTACAATCGCTTAGGAAGCAACAACCTTAGCGGCGAGTTGATCGAGGCGTGCATCGGCTTCGACAGCAGCACGAAAGTTTACGCGTCGCTCATTGGCAACGTCCTCACCGATGCCGCCTCGATGCCGAAATACTGGCACTTTGTTCGTCTCATGGGCAGACAACCTTCGCATGAGGTAACATCGGGAAGGGTACATGCAAAACCTCAAGGAAACCGGTTCACTCAAAACTCTCTGCCGGCACACACGCCGTCCTCATCTGCACACTTGCATCCATCTAAACAGCGTGAGTGTGTGATGTGATGCAAAAAACGGCTTCGAACCACGTCTCGCCGGAGTCGCCTTTGCCCACATGCACAGTTGTATGCATACTCATACGTGTCGATACACGTGAATGCTTGCCTtggtacatatatatatatatatatatatatatatatggatgtatgtatatgtatatgcgtttGAGTGAGGTGGAAAGAGGGTGCATTTCCAGGGGACgggtttccgcttctcgcaGATGATGGTCTTGTTGAGATGCCGTTGTGGTTTGTGTTTCTTCAAGCTGAAGCGATGCActggtttctttttcgcgcgtGGCTGCTTTGGCTGCACGAATTCAGTCTCCCCCGCCTCGATTTGTCCAGAATGCGTCTTTcgttccatctctctctcctctccataCCTTtatctctgcctctttccacTGCGCattcttcgtctgtctccctgcgtatccttgtgtgtgtcgctgtctcggtGCGTCTTGCTTCATGCGTGAATATGCACGTTTTGCTTGCGTCTTTCAGGTGCTCGAGTGCGCGCTACAGACGCATCCGAACTTTGTCATTATTGCGGAAGAGTATGGCGCAGCGGATAAGACGCTCCTGCACGTGGTCCAAGACATTGCCGACGTGGTTTGCCAACGTGCAGAGATGGGCCGAAACTTTGGAACTGTTTTGATTCCAGATGCGCTCCTTATGCACCTTCCCAACATGAAGATCCTCCTCGCCGAACTGCGGACTGTCCTGAAAGAAGCAGACGCAAAAGGCGAAATGAAGAAGGCTCAGGTAAAACACGCGACCTCCGTCCagcgcgtctccacctccCTGTGTGCTggtgtgtctgtacaccaaACATAtgtttgtgcatgcgcgcacaTCTGCATGCTCTGACAATTACGATGCACATGTCGGACTCTGCTtagaaagagaggagactgTGCACAGGCTTACGCACAGGCACATCCCGCGAGCCACTTCCGCGGGACGTGTCCACATGTtcgtatatacatatacatatatatgtatatatatacatatatatacatatatatacatatatatacatatatatacacatacatatatatacatatacatatatagacatatatatatatatatatattcgcaAGTATGTTTATGGAGATGAGAGGGCATTTCCTTTTGAGAGGTGCGGGTTTGTTTTTTCAGCAAGACTTGAACGAAGTGACTGACATGGAGACTTGTCCCCCGGGATCCTGGGGCCGGAGGTTGACTCCTTGGAGCGCGGCGCTGTTCCGCAGTTTCCCGAAATTCATTCGCCGAGAGCTTTTGCAAGTCGACATGGGCGAGGTGAGTTCGAAGCAAAGAAAGGATTCTTGTCAGCAAGTTGTTCATCTGGCGACTGTTGCAGCCACAGTGTGTGAGCCTGGTAGACTCGGTTCATACGTAGACGCGTTGACCTGTAGAGCCACGCAGAAGTAGACGAATCTAAAGATATTCAGATGTAGGGTACGTTTTTACGACCTTGCTTGTGTAAGTTGGAGGGTGTATTCGCACACCGTGGACGTGCCTGGGCATTGGGCGTTCAGTGTTTCGCGCGCTGTCGTCCCATACGAGGGAGAGCACACGTGGCGGATGTGAGTTGTGAACGCGCGCGACGAGCATTGCCGTCCACGCATCTCCACACCTGTTcaagggagacgagaaacagagacacatagagaaagaaagacagagaaagagaccgaGATATGGAATGGAGTGGAGAGATAGGGACAGAACAGGATACACAGACAAGCGGAGGTAGAGACGGAGACCATGCGTGTGCATGGGCCCACACGCCTTTATGTCGATGTGTCTAGATGCGTGTCCATGTGTGGCGAAGATGTGCGTTTGGTTTTTAAAACCGTTGAGTTTGTTCGCTCTGTCGCTGTTTGGTTTAGATCCGCTTTGAGCGCctggaaacggaagagctTTTAGCGCAGATGGTGAAGGAGGAACTGGAGTATCGAAAGTCTGTCGGTCGTTACTGCGGAAAATTCCAGGCCGTCACACACTTTTTCGGCTACCAGGGACGCTCGTCGATGCCCTCGCAGTTTGATGCCAACCTCGCGTTCGCCTACGGGTAGGAAGCGTGAAGACACTTTTTCCCGTTCAGACGCCTCAAACAGACACcagtcgcctttttccctgGACTTCTCGTCTGAGgctggcagagagagggagacagagagcacGCCCTGCCGCTCGCCTTCTACAGTGCTGggatccatatatatatatataatttCCCCGATGCCGCGTTTTCACGATgcgcctttccgtccttcACAAACAAATATAGGTTTATGCAAGTAAATGTGTACAAATCGATATATAAGCATacatatagacatatatTTAGGAAGGTGTACCTAAATGTGAAgacatctatatatatatatatatatatataatagTGTGAGCATCTCCTTAGCAGGATAGATGCAGAACGGTAGACATGTATGTCTGTGTCGACTGCGGTTGCAGGCATTTGGCGTCGATTTTGGTTGAGTCCGGAGTGACGGGGCACTGCTGCAGCATTCGCGGCTTGTGCGGGCCGGTGAAGGATTGGCGTTTGGGGAGCATTCCGTTTGTGACGCTGATGAAGTTGGTTCCGACGCCTCAAGACAACCCCGCATTTGCTGCTCGCGGACCAGGCAACGACGCCGCCCTCGTGAACACCGCCAAGGACATTCGCCAGCAGCGCTCCGTCATGACGGACTTGCCCATCATCCCGAGCGCTGAGGTCAACCTCGACGGAAAGGCCTACAGGtggggcggagaagaagggaatggagagagccggaggagcgaagagcattttcggcgaggcagagagaccgcAGCCCCGCCGCAGGAGAGGGGACACACACGGGAGACGACACGGATTTCACCTGTGTGAGTGAAGCGTTTTTGAGTCTCTGGtttctctcggttttttcctgGCGTTCTGCGCAGGTGGATGAAGACGGCCGCCGAGCAATGGGCGCTGGAAGACCGTTTCTGCAACCCCGGCCCCATTCAGTTCACCGGTacgttttcgcgttttccactCGTCGAAAACacctgcgtgtgtgtgtgtgtgtgtgtcgccttgTTCGGTGTCCCCTTGCTCCGTGAAGGCCTGAATGCAGGGGAAAGCATCTCGGTTCTATGTCGTCGacgtttttcgcgtcttttctctcttctcgttccgttctttttcgtctctcttctcgtcctggTCTCTCCACGctgctgtgtgtgtctcgtcttcacCTTTCGTgttcctcgccgttctcggccatccgcccctctctctgtttgccgTCTCTCGGCGCGCGGCTTCGACTTGTCTTTCTTCAGGTCCAGCTGCGCAGTTCTTCAACCGTGAGCTCTTTGAAGAGCAAGCAGAGTACTACGACATGGTGTGTCGCGTGGAGCGATACACGAACATCTTGAAGCAAACGTGCACGTTTGGCGTCTCCGACAGTTTCCTCAAGAACGCGTACGTCTCTCTCACGGGTCTCCTCATGCTCGCGTTTCACCCCGACGAGTTGACGGCGAAACTCCCAGCCCTCTCGACTGGCGACTTCGACGCAGACGGCAACGAGAGCGGCGCGCAGCCGACTGGCGGTCTCTTCGCCAGGGGCGCCGACGAGCTCAACGTGAGCGTCTCCCGGTTCTCGAAAAGAGAGGATTTTTAAGCCCGAAAACACTTAAAGACGCGCGGAGAGTCGGAGACGCAAAGGCTACACACGCGACGCGGCACTCGATTGCGACGTCGCGCCCTGCAAAGGGATACAGACAgccaaggagagaaagagacagccaaggagagaaagagacagaaagggacgaGGTTGGGGCAGCCTTGGAGGGCGTGTGGGGGGGGCGTGTGTGGCGGTTGATACCCACGGTGCGCAGGAGTTCTGCGGGCGCGGAAGATGTGTGCTTTGTTGGCGTCGCGATTCGCGTGGAGAAGCGCCTTAGGCAGACGGCGTGTGACGGCGAACACGAGGGCGGCAGTTGCGAGGCCACGCGacggtcttctcgctcgaAAATGGCAGCGGGTGCGGCGCGCGCTCACAGGTGTGCAGGCAGTGTTCTGGGAACAGccgacgcgagcgagaaagaggcagagagagcctGGCGCGAGACCAGAGCGGCGCTTGGTTGCGAGGACACGGACGCGACAAGGTTCCGGCCGCCACTCTgctgaaaaaaagacgacAGACGTTCCGACTGTCCACCCACACTCGAAAACCAGTCAACGTGGTTTGCGGTTTTGAGCTGGACGCGCCGACGATGGGCACGTACTCCGTGAATCgtcgaaacgcatgcaggtcCGGAAAGAGAGCGCATGGGAGACACGGGGCGAGCGGAGAAGCTGGATCCTGTTGTTGAAGCGTTCGCCAGCGACAACAGACAGGTGACCGGCGCAGTGGAAGGTTGAACAGAGACGAGCTCGGAGGCATCAGGAATCGGACAGTTAGGTGGAGAGACCCTAAGACtgctctgcgtcttcccggTTTCGGCTCTTTCTCGAGAGTCCcccgtcgcgtttcctgccATCCTTTTTCGCCAGCATTcgccgtgtgtctctgttccccGATTTGCCTTTTGTTCTACTCCTGTAGACATGGGAATTCAGGAGTTCTGCTAGCCTGTGCCGTCCCGTCTCCCTGCCGAGTGTTTTCACGTGTTCAAGTCTCTGCCTTCGAGGATACAGAGTGAAAGGCTGTGAAGgcgcttgcatgcagagcgcgTAGATGTTCTGGATGCGGAAACGAGACACTGCGTTCTTGACCCGAGTGGCGTCTGGGCGGCTGTCGGGGAAAACCCGAGcctgtcttcgctgtcgccaTGGAGAGCACGAGGACGAAAGTCGGAATGTGTGCATATGCAGCCTGTGTACTTTTCGCGTTGGGAAAAAAGGCCGAGCGACGCGCCGTGCACCCATAACGTGGAGAGAAATGCGTTTTCGGTTGTGTAGGGTGTGTAGGTGTACAGCGTCGTTTTCCCCCAGGGAACTCGCTTCATGGCCACGTTTTTTTCCCTGTGAACATCTTCGGTCATCCGTTGCCTTTCCGTGCTTGTGTCTTTGCCCGTTTTCGCACTTTTGGCTATTTCTGTGGCAAGATTCCAACCGGCCTTGCGTCCGCATAGACAAGGGGGAATCTTTGCTCGATCCGAGAACGACCTCGCAAAAAACGGGATGCGCCGTCAGTCCGTGCGGCCAGCATAGACAGCAGAGATGTCACTGTGCCTTCGACGTCCGAGCGCGCACGACACGATGCAAAACGTTCTTCGTGGACAACAGATGCACGCGTCGCTAACCCCGAGCATTAAATGCCCACGTAACCACAACGTTCTCGTCCGCCACAGACAACGATACAGGATTCTATAGaagtatacatatacatacatatatacatatatacagattTGGTCCGGCCAGTAGTTATTTACATGAATGGAGATTGATGCTCGGCACCATCCGTGTCTCTGGGTGCTTCTGTCCGATGGTTTGCCGCTGAGGAACGGCGCCAGAAAACCTGCTTGCCTCGCGGTCGTGGACGGGCTCTACGCAACAACTGGAGTCCTGGCTAGAAACCCAGATGTCGACATGTCTTGACGGCAGACTGTAAACGTCTTGCACACCACGAGCGTAGGGGGGGGGGTTTGTCGCACTATGTTGGCTTTGGGCACCTGAGTTGAAAAGGGGATGTGGTTTACACCTCCATTCCTTGCATCTCTGTTCAAACGAAAACATCATAATGGCTCTTGTAGGGGCATCacgccctcgcctcttttATGTACATTTCGAATATATAGGCTGAGCAGGACGTGTCTCAGCCATCTGTGCCGTCCGCGTTTTGGCAGTCGCAGCGCGTCACAAAGCAAGGACTGCGAGGGATTCGGTGGCAGATTCTTGATTGCGTTTTCTGGGAACAAGTGCGCTTGTCCAAAACAGAGTTCTGCAGCTGCGCTCGCTCTCGACCGCGGCAATggccctccgcctctctcgcgtttcgtttcgacGTGGTGTGTCAGCGGTTCAGCACTCtcgcagagacagcacacaGGTGCGCGAAAAAAATTTGCAGCTTTCACCGTGCTCAAGATTGCGGATTCCTTCACGCATACGACGTGCGAGGGTgttcgcctctccagcgAACACGCCTGCACTCTAAACACAGACTGACGAAGACAGATACGAAAACCGGTCGTCCCTGCTGTCTAGGGCTGTCCATCTGTTCACCTCGGTggggcagcagagagagagtgtCTGTCTCTCAATAACTAGCGGAGCGTTCGTACGATAATTATATCAGCGCAATACCAGTTAAGGTGTGTAGCATTTCCTCGCGGGAGCGAGGGCTTTCCCGACAAAATGCGTCTTTTGTTTGGCGCGTCAGTCGTGCAGGACAGCTGCAGCAGTTACGGATTAGCCCGTCGCCACAGAATGCCGTTTTCGCCcgacaggagaggcgagcggctACACCGACGCGCagctcgtctcgcttcttttctaGTGAGGAAATGTTGACATTTGCCACGGTACCTCTCCCGCGGTCTTGTCCCCGTCGTCTGTTTTACCCCGATCTGACGGCTGAAAAGAGCCGCTGCGTGCAAGAACACGAACTCGCGTGAACAGGCGAAAACCGAATCCTTGGGCAAGACCGACAGAAGTCTGGACAAAGGATAAAACGTGGAAACCGCCTCTCAACCACCGAAACTCGCGGGGGAGTCAACCGGTGCACCGCACTGGGGACACGAAGGtcagctgtacgtacacgccAGTGCGCAACTCGAGGATTTCCCGGCGTGTTTGCTGCATTTTTTCGCGGAGACCCAGTCGGGCTTCCGCGGAGCTACCGCCCCCCTGAAATGTCTCGatcttttcccttctgcgGAGAAAGGCTTTTTCACTGTCGATACGCGACGTTCTCCGCCACATGTCACAGTTTTCACACGCTGACGGAAGGACGCCCGCGACCGTACACACCTGAGGCTCGTTGGCCTCTCAAACACCCTCGTGGCTGTTGTCCCTCCCGAAGCGGCTCCCGTCCGGGGTTTCGGCTGCTGCGTGTTTTTGCGCAGCCCTCTGCGCAAGTCCGGGGAGCTGGGCTGAAAACAACGATGTTGATAGCGATCACTGAACACCACGACTGTGCACGGCGGAAGCGGTTCACGGGCGTCCAGTTTccgaggcgcgtcgcccgaTCCCCTTCGACAGCACAAAGAGATCCCGGCATGTCACGGAAACCTCTGGAGATCTTTCGGGCCTCTTTCGACATGACGCGACGCCAGAGGGAAGGCTCCGAGGCCACGCTTTCTTTCGGGAGAATCTAGAAACCACGCGACCACAAGACAAATCAACGTCCGCAACGGACCCACACAGACGATACCCTTCCTTCTCATATGAGTACGGGGGACGTCTCCCTCGGCCTTcgtccgcgtttttccctctctaGACAATCCCTACCGGACACCAACCGCCcgactctctctgctgcatCGCCTTCCGGCGTCCCGCAGCGCAAGCACACATGCAACCCTACGCAGCTAAATATGTAGAGTGCGAACGCACCCACGTGCAGTTTCCCTGCGTTCGTCCTCGATCACCAACGCCCGCTCCACTCTGAGGTTGGACGAAACAAAAAACCTGGATTTGGCTGACGAGGGCGGCGTTAGGCGACCAATGCACTGTCTTCTCGAGGCTCCGCACCTCGCCTGAAAAgccgtccctcttctttttgcgCCCGTCCCCTTCACTGCATGCGGTCGTGCCGACCTCGTGCAGCTTGGCACGAACCGAAAACCGGGTTCGCACTCCTCCACTGGAAATCCCAGTCGTAGACCTACGCACACGGCCAGGCGCGATCTggccatgcatgcacgtggaaACGGCGTGGACTCATGCCTGTTACAAAAACCACCATCATCGCGGCAAGACAGCAGGCACAGTCCGCGAGCACTCTCGCCCCGATCGCAGCACCGCATGCATCGAAAGAGAGTaccaaagagagaaaaggccaaAGAGACAGGCCTCGCGAAcgctgcgtttttcttcttttgcagCCGCCGCCACCCTCACACGCCGCCAGAGATGGGCAGAGCCCCCAAAGGGACGGTTCCGGTTTGGGCGTTTCCATCCCAAACCAGAAATGCCTGACATAGCGGCCTTTCCGAGTGCGTGCGCGAGCGCAGGTCTTGAACGAAGCGACAAGGCGAAGCTTAGAACCCCGACGGAAACGCacaagagcgaggagacaccggaaagGGAGACTCCGGGGGGACGCAGTGAGCTAACTAGATACAAGGAAGTCGGGCGCCTTCACGTCGCGGGTCTTCCACAGGGCGAAGAGCCGCTGCAgagcctcgcttcctcgaaGATCTTCAACCGTCGTGGCAGACTGAAGGGCGCGGATCATCGTCTCCTGCCAAGCCGCAAATCCCCGAGACTTCGAGGCAGCTAAAACCACGCAAACACGGGAGAAGACACATGCACAAATATGAGAGACATCCATACCCGTGCGTACATGCAGACGTATTTACGCAtgtatatctacatacatatgcatgcacatctctccctttctctatctccttctctctatatatatacataggaATGTATGTAGTTCTATGCGGATTCGATCCTTCTGCGGTCGCTCTCTGGCGATAGAAATGTATGTGCTTTTCTACGCCATAGATCTGGAGAAACAGGGATTGTTGGCCCCAGCCGCCGGGTTTTTTTCCTCCACTGCAACGCTTTACAGCCGCAGCCAGCCGCGGAGCCTCTGAAACAGCAGCCACGCTATCTCCATCTCTACGTGCAAACGCTGTCGAGAAGCATCGAAGATGCCAAGCGACGTCCCTATAGCCTCTTTTTTCAACAGTGTTCGGGGCCAGTCGATCCCGCCGAGTCGTCAGTTCTAACGATTCGGTGTTTCGCGGGTTGTCGCGTGTACCTGTTGGCGTCGcggttctctcctctctgtctctcgcagcGTCTTTTCGTTCGGCGCGTCCTCGCACAGAGgaggcgctttctctctcttctgcgtctcggtTCGTATCCCTGGCCTCCGGGGtcaggcgcgtctccgccctgcGAAAATGGGCCACCGCCCCAGCCTCACTCCActgcctcgcctcgtcgaTCGCACTCTGCGGCTCCATGCTTGCCTCGCTATCGAGACGTCCGCACGTCGCCTGTCGATGTGCAGATCGCCCCGGACAGGGCATTTTcttcgaggcgagaaaggtgCGCAGCGCGGCGCGCAGACGCGCCTCGTGACCCGCCTGATCGGCTTTGCCGTCCGACGCCTCCTCTTTGACCGCATCTGGCGACGCTACCAGCCTCCCCACGATCCCCAcctcgcggtcgcggcgccgCTGGAGTGTCTGCAGaccagaagaaggcgaggcgtcAAACGAAGACGCTCGATCGTCGAGGCGAGAattctctctccgcgcttcTGGCCACCCAGGCCGCCCCGCCCCGTGCCCGTGCTGGAGCTGGAGAGCGCGCAGAACCGCCGCTGCACCAGCAGACGGCAAGGCCGCAGCCGCTCGTTCCCGCTGGTGTGCGCGCCCCAACTgctcaggtgtctccgcacgcacacgcgttttgtctccgcggtcggcgcggcgctcgccCGTGACGGCCCGGCGCCAcacgagaaggccgc
This region of Neospora caninum Liverpool complete genome, chromosome VI genomic DNA includes:
- a CDS encoding Phosphofructokinase, related, yielding MAYPSGKDTEKGSMRRGRSLLVVTNDNQYTLSSAPPEVPEHMPVLAETAPRIHAGGPRPVRRLSFRKASSVTANASEMPCAMRLGSSLGGASQSFALYGSVYGPSQISRDMSSSSSFPVHQREQRARTHLHSADLFDRTSPVQKARQAWTCTLPTALDAETHTLISGPALVDKVKEAFESGPLAQSPEVQKKLEALFPATWGFEYTEVAQGPVDADGGEAAGRQRVVARIGIILSGGPAPGGHNVIAGLHDFVKSRHPDSVVFGFMGGLDGVMNKKYKVLTDELMNQYRNQGGFDMLWSGRGKVNGEEDLKKAKEVCESLELHGLVLVGGDGSNSNAALLAEYFQVHLPSCAVVGVPKTIDGDLKSPLIEASFGFDTAAKTYSELIGNLCTDINSSQTTYHFVRVMGRSASHLVLECAMQTRPNLVFIGEEVDEANLCLADIVKQIADLVVDRLQAGKRYGIILLPEGLIEFIPEMKVLIKELNEVLSANDGKFSPDKLTRARSVWDYLPEMIQDQLMMDREATGYIQVAKIATERLLILLLETELQKRGHDPDKWSFMPHYFGYEGRCAMPSNFDANYCYSLGYTAGVLAEKKKNGYMSIVRNLDQHPSLWTPAGVPFTKMMYVKQDAQGKDFPAIVRSLVSLDGPLFKVFCEVRDEWKLKDLYRVPGPIQFAGVTADEPCYAVMVPSAEDLLAGNDPRANLTCTCGVVVKDLGTYSSLQQQRLLFRPAVPPLCQDMKARARPSKQMFCKDPYTQRQVLMHYPYLSNSSLFFLHDVSHDKYIPPIGFGLRVGLVFISRQSPGVANVLWGLHERLKLVQGKCIAFFGLNGLVDRKFIQIEDRHLELFKNQGGCELIGRSTSHCLGSREMQEKVRQTCEAMNLDGLVIPGSAFAMSEAALLSEYFLAKQCRTSVVGIPATGSNNLSGELIEACIGFDSSTKVYASLIGNVLTDAASMPKYWHFVRLMGRQPSHEVLECALQTHPNFVIIAEEYGAADKTLLHVVQDIADVVCQRAEMGRNFGTVLIPDALLMHLPNMKILLAELRTVLKEADAKGEMKKAQQDLNEVTDMETCPPGSWGRRLTPWSAALFRSFPKFIRRELLQVDMGEIRFERLETEELLAQMVKEELEYRKSVGRYCGKFQAVTHFFGYQGRSSMPSQFDANLAFAYGHLASILVESGVTGHCCSIRGLCGPVKDWRLGSIPFVTLMKLVPTPQDNPAFAARGPGNDAALVNTAKDIRQQRSVMTDLPIIPSAEVNLDGKAYRWMKTAAEQWALEDRFCNPGPIQFTGPAAQFFNRELFEEQAEYYDMVCRVERYTNILKQTCTFGVSDSFLKNAYVSLTGLLMLAFHPDELTAKLPALSTGDFDADGNESGAQPTGGLFARGADELNVSVSRFSKREDF